Genomic segment of Paenibacillus polymyxa:
ACAAATTGCACCCAGTCTGACGTTTTGCTCATGGTAGGAAAAGAATTTTGCCCGCCAAATTCCGTCCAGTTAAAGCCTGCGGACATCGTCAGCAGATGTTCAATCGTAATATCACGCTTTCGAGAATCACTATCTGTGGCCAACTGGGGAAAGAATTCGAGGATTGGCGTCTCCGGTTTCGGTCCTCGTTGCTGGTCCATAGCGATACAAACTAATGCAGAAATCACGCTTTTGGTACAGGAATTTATTTTATAGAGTTCGTTAGCAATTTGAGGTTCACGATAATAATTCATGATCATGTTACCCTGCTGCTCAATAAGGCAGCTGCGGGTTTCCAACTCGTTAAGCACGTGAATAAGCGGATTGAGTTCCAGACTTTTCATGCAGATCCTCCTTGAGGCTTATGGCATACCAATACATAGTATATCATTTAAATAGTCTGAAATTCGAAGGGTACAAACTGAAAACAGTTCATTTACCTAATTTTGAATTTTTTTGTTTTTTGATATTAAAAAAGATATATATGTTCACTGAATAGACACAAATATATTTTAAAATCTATACACTTTTTCTGTTTCATTCAAAAAAACAGTCAAATAAAACGATATATAGTAAGTTGGACATTTTATTCAGAAATAACTGGGGGACCGATTCATGAATTTAACCATTAAGGCCAAAATGATTCTTAGCGCGATACTGATCCCGAGTGTGATTGCAGCCATGCTGCTGACCAATTACATTTTAAGCGTACATAGTGAGAATGAGTACAAGGATATTATGAATCGTGAAGAGGCTATTGCGTATAACTCGAAGTCTCTTCAATTTTTGTTAAACGGTATATCTAATGATGAGCGGGCATATTTGCTAACTCGTGACGAACAGTACGGGCGAGAGATCGGAAACAAGCAGAGTGAAGTTGCAAAGTTGCTACAGGAGACAGAAGCTCTGCTTAGTGCAGGTAATGAGGATTCTAAGAAAAAGATGACTGATCTCAAGACGGGAATTAATACCTATATGAATCAAGTTCATCGTTTACTGACTACAGCGGGGTATCAGAGTACAAGAGATGATGCTTTCCCGCCATTTTCTGATTTGCTCGATGATTTTGAAAACGAACGGGTGTTGCGCAAGCAACTTGATACTAAGGTAGTAGCCTTTGTCAAAGCTCAAGAAGATATGGTGACGGTGAAAGTACAGCAAGCGCACCAAACGATGACGAATACATCCTTGATTACGAGTGTTGTAGGACTTCTAGTTATCATTTACAGTATTTTTCAATCCATCGTGCTGATTCGTTCCATTCGCCCATTGCACCATATGAATGAGCAGCTGTTGGAAATGTCTGAAGGTGGGGGAGATTTGCGTAGCCGACTGGATATTACGTCCAAAGACGAAATCGGTATGATTGCAAGCTCCTACAACAAGCTTATTGAGGGATTCCGCAGTATTATAGTGGATGCGCAGGATACGGCGCGTACATTAACCGTAACCGCAGAGCGGGTTAGCGTAAGTACAGAGGAAATGAATCAGGCCAATCGTCATACTTCCGGTGTAATGGAAGAGCTAGCGGCTGGTATGGAGCATCAGGTCGATGATATTACACAAACTACAGATACCGTGAAAGAGCTAGCCCACGAACTGGAGCATATTGCAGCTACGAGCCAGCAGGTGTACGAGTTATCTGATACAGCCGCTAAAGATGCAGAAGCAGGAGAACAATCTATAGGTCAGGCTATGCGTCAGATGGAGAAGGTAAGCGAAAGTGTAGACAGCTCTGCACGTGCTGTGCGTTCACTTAGTGAACAGGCCGAACAGATTGGCATGATTGGAGCGGTCATTACCGGAATAGCCAAACAGACAGGGATGCTGGCGCTCAACGCGTCGATTGAAGCGGCAAGAGCCGGAGAGCAGGGCAAAGGATTTGCTGTTGTAGCCTCTGAGGTAAGAAGATTGGCCGAGCAGGTATCAGTTTCAGCAGCAGAAATCACACAATTTGTGCAAAATATTCAGGAGCATGTTGGAAATGTCGCTTCCAGTATGCAGACCGGTACGGTTGAAGTGCAGTCTGGCGTAAAGGTCATGCAATCTGCAGAAACCGCATTTCGTCAGATTGGAAGTTCCATTCAACAGGTCAGCGAACAGATTCACAGTGTAAACCGGTCCGTAGAACAAATGTCCGGCGGTTCCGAGCGAATGGTGGAAGCAGTAGAACGTATTCGTGAAGTAGCAGAGCAGTCGGCAGGGGGAACCCAGAGTGTCAGTGCGGCGGCTGAAGAGCAACTGGCTTCCATGGAGGAAATTGCGTCTTCCATTCATACACTGGCGGATATGTCGCAACTTCTGAATGCAAGGGTCGGTGGATTTAAAGTGTAGCCGCATAAATTCCCACCAATGTAAACACAATAACATCTGTTGAACGAATTAGAACAGCTGTGTTATTACTTTTGCAAAGGTGGTAACGGGATGCAACAAAATAAAGGGAATCTGCTTGCGTTAGGTTCCATCCCGCTGATGATGACGCTGGGTAATTCCATGCTGATTCCAGTTTTACCGGAAATCGGACGTAAGCTACATGTAAGCTCTTTTCGGATTAGTATGTTGATTACAGTATATGCGGTGGTGGCCATTTTACTGATACCGATTGCGGGCTATCTTTCCGACCGATTTGGCCGTAAGGCGGTGATTGTTCCCTGTCTGATTCTGACTGTGATTGGAGGGGGGATTTCTGCGGTGGGAGCATGGCTGCTTCACGATTTGGCAGCTTACTGGACCATTATTGCAGGCCGTCTACTTCAGGGTGCGGGAGCGGCAGGGGCTTTTCCTATAGTCATTCCGCTTGTGGGCGATCTGTACGAAAATGAGGATGAGGCCAGCAAAAACCTAGGGGTAGTTGAGACCTACAACACATTTGGTAAAGTGCTAAGTCCGATACTCGGTGCTGCGTTGGGAGCTGTTCTATGGTTTTTGCCATTGGCGGTGATTCCGGGCCTCTGTCTGATTTCGCTCATTTTAGTGCTTTGGCTGATTCATGTGCCCAAGCGTAAGAACCAACCGATTATGTTTCGAGAATTTGTGGGAAATGTGAAGCAAGTGCTTGCCGAAAAAGGACGCTGGCTCTATGCTATTTTTGCTATGGGCGGTATTTGTATGTTTGTCATTTTTGGCGTCCTGTTTTACTTATCTGACATACTGGAAAGTCGTTACAACCTCCATGGAGTGTGGAAAGGTTTTGTGTTAGCCATTCCGCTGATTTCCCTCTGTCTGTGCTCTTATGTAGGAGGCAAGATCATCGGCAAGCACAAAAAGCGCATGAAGTGGATCGGTTTCAGTGGTTTGGCCATATTGACGATCAGCTTTGCCATTCTCGGATTTTTACAAAATATTTATGCGGTGATCGGACTGTTTACGTTAGGGGGCGGCGGAATTGGGCTCGCACTGCCTTGTTTGGATGCCCTGATTACGAAGGGAATTGAAAAAGAGGAGCGCGGAACCATTACTTCGTTGTATAGCAGCATGCGCTTCGTCGGGGTGTCACTAGGTCCTCCGGTTGTTTCCTTGCTGCTGGGTCGCAGTGGACATGGTCTGCTCTTTGGCGTGATGGCCGCAGTGGGAGGCATTGCAGCTCTGCTGATGCTGTTTGCGGTCAGACCCAAGCAGGATGAACCCACAGATGACAAATCCACTGACCCTATGAATGTGGATAAGGGGCTAACAGATGTGTCCAGAGAAAAGCCTCTTTCTCCCAAGCTAAGACGCAAAGCTCCTGTGAAATAAGAAAAAACACCCGTTGTCCATGAAATCATGGCAACGGGTGTTTTTGAAAACTGAGCAAGTATAAACTAATATTCAATTGTAAATCATAGACTTACCCTTCTAGAGGGACATGTGTCTTAGGCTTACGGCTTGCGACGATTTGTATGACATAGATCAGTAAGAACAGTACAATAAACAGCGAGGAGAGACGGTACATCCACGCATAATCACTTGCTTTGGCGATAATGCCAAGTATAAGCGCTCCGGCTGCAACCCCAAAATCGAGGGAATTGAGAAACATTCCGTTTGCCATACCCCTCTGTTTAGGAGACACGACCTGAATCATCCAGGTTTGCAGGGTCGGCTGCATGACACCAAACCCGATACCGTAGCAAAGAGCAGATATATACATGAAGACATCATTGTGCGCGTAGGAAAGCAGGATCAGACCGCCAATTAAAAACAGAGAGCCGGGGATGAGCAGTGCTTTTGCCCCCTTTTTGTCATAAATACGGCCCGAGAAGGGACGCACGATCAGCACGGATACCGCATTAAACAGAAAAAAGTAGGCCGGGTGCGCCAGATTTGCTTCATCCCCGTAAAGCGCCATAAAGCCGAGTAGCCCACCATATGTGATAGACATTAGCATGTTCAACAAGGCGGGAATCCATAATTTACGGTTAAATGCCGGTTTTCGCCCTTCTTCCAAAGGAACCATAGGTGGTTCGATGTGCCCCTTAGGTAGTGTACGAATCAGCCAGTAAGCCAACGGGAATATCACAACAATTACAGCTGCTGTCGTATAGGCAAGCAGGTTGAAACTCCCGTATTGCAGCATCGAAATGCCGATGGTTGGCCCAATCGACATCGCTAGACTGGTGGACAGACTAAAGAAACCCATTCCTTCACCGAGACGTTTGGGCGGGATGACGTCAGAGGCCATCGTTGGAAAGGCCGTACTACTCATACCGAAGCCGATCCCAAATAACATCCGCATGAGCAGAAGCACTGTAATCGTCGGCGAAACACTGTACCCCAGCGTTCCTGCCAATGCAAATAGCAGGCCCACGAAGATCAGGGTACTGCGGTGTCCTTTTTCCAGCATACGGGCTGAAAAGAGTCGTGCTGCAATCGCACTTAAAGCGAATAAAGTGGTAACGAGACTCACCTGAACGGAACTAGCGTGGAATGTATTTTTCACATAAGAAGGAATGGAAGATAGGATCATCTGTAATTCCAGAAATAAAAATAAATTGGAAACCGTAAGAACGATAAATTCCTTGGTCCAAAGAGGTTGCTTGCCTTGTTGCATATTAATCGTTCTCTCCTTGTTTCTCTGATTCGGTCATGTTGGCGTGAATTTGTAAAAGAGTCTGGCGGAATTGCTTCAGATCGGCCGAGGAAATTCCTTTTACAAAATCGTGATTAGCATCACGTTCGACAGGAAGAGTCTCCTTTACAAGCTGTCGACCTGCTTCAGTCAAATGAAGCAAATAGGCCCGACGATCCTGTGGGCTATTGACACGCCGTACCCAGCCCTTCTTGTCCAACAAATCAATAATTCGAGTCGTGGTAGGCTGGTCCTTCACGGCCTTAGCTGCAATTTCTTTCTGATTTAAACCCTCAGCCTGATAGATTTGGTACAGAACCGACCATTGCTCTGGGGAAATATCATAAGGTTTGAGGCGCTGCAAGAGCTGCTGACTCATTTTGCGGTGAGTAATCCCGAGCAACATCCCAATGGAACAATCGGGAGGCAAGTTATTCATAGATACTCCTTTCTGTTTCCCGTACATAAATTACTTTTAAATTAATTAGTTGTTATAACAATTATATGAACAACAAGTTATTTTGTCAAAAAAAGTTGTTCAGTGTTTTGGGTTCTGCCATCACTAAAGCCAAAATAAAAAAACAGCCCGTAAAATACGGGCTGTTTGGGTTGATAAAGTATCGTTTTGCCATGACTGGCGAATTAAGCTTTAGGTACAGTTTCCCAGTCCTTCAGGAAGCGTTCGATACCGCTGTCTGTCAGCGGGTGTTTCCACAGAGAAGGGAGCAAGGAACCTGGAATGGTGGCAATATGTGCACCAGACAGAGCAGCATCTTCTACATGCTTAATATTACGGATGGATGCGGCGATGATTTCGGATTTCAGACCATGAATGTCCAAAATTTGTCTCAGTTCACGA
This window contains:
- a CDS encoding MarR family winged helix-turn-helix transcriptional regulator — protein: MNNLPPDCSIGMLLGITHRKMSQQLLQRLKPYDISPEQWSVLYQIYQAEGLNQKEIAAKAVKDQPTTTRIIDLLDKKGWVRRVNSPQDRRAYLLHLTEAGRQLVKETLPVERDANHDFVKGISSADLKQFRQTLLQIHANMTESEKQGEND
- a CDS encoding methyl-accepting chemotaxis protein produces the protein MNLTIKAKMILSAILIPSVIAAMLLTNYILSVHSENEYKDIMNREEAIAYNSKSLQFLLNGISNDERAYLLTRDEQYGREIGNKQSEVAKLLQETEALLSAGNEDSKKKMTDLKTGINTYMNQVHRLLTTAGYQSTRDDAFPPFSDLLDDFENERVLRKQLDTKVVAFVKAQEDMVTVKVQQAHQTMTNTSLITSVVGLLVIIYSIFQSIVLIRSIRPLHHMNEQLLEMSEGGGDLRSRLDITSKDEIGMIASSYNKLIEGFRSIIVDAQDTARTLTVTAERVSVSTEEMNQANRHTSGVMEELAAGMEHQVDDITQTTDTVKELAHELEHIAATSQQVYELSDTAAKDAEAGEQSIGQAMRQMEKVSESVDSSARAVRSLSEQAEQIGMIGAVITGIAKQTGMLALNASIEAARAGEQGKGFAVVASEVRRLAEQVSVSAAEITQFVQNIQEHVGNVASSMQTGTVEVQSGVKVMQSAETAFRQIGSSIQQVSEQIHSVNRSVEQMSGGSERMVEAVERIREVAEQSAGGTQSVSAAAEEQLASMEEIASSIHTLADMSQLLNARVGGFKV
- a CDS encoding MFS transporter — encoded protein: MQQGKQPLWTKEFIVLTVSNLFLFLELQMILSSIPSYVKNTFHASSVQVSLVTTLFALSAIAARLFSARMLEKGHRSTLIFVGLLFALAGTLGYSVSPTITVLLLMRMLFGIGFGMSSTAFPTMASDVIPPKRLGEGMGFFSLSTSLAMSIGPTIGISMLQYGSFNLLAYTTAAVIVVIFPLAYWLIRTLPKGHIEPPMVPLEEGRKPAFNRKLWIPALLNMLMSITYGGLLGFMALYGDEANLAHPAYFFLFNAVSVLIVRPFSGRIYDKKGAKALLIPGSLFLIGGLILLSYAHNDVFMYISALCYGIGFGVMQPTLQTWMIQVVSPKQRGMANGMFLNSLDFGVAAGALILGIIAKASDYAWMYRLSSLFIVLFLLIYVIQIVASRKPKTHVPLEG
- a CDS encoding MFS transporter, with protein sequence MQQNKGNLLALGSIPLMMTLGNSMLIPVLPEIGRKLHVSSFRISMLITVYAVVAILLIPIAGYLSDRFGRKAVIVPCLILTVIGGGISAVGAWLLHDLAAYWTIIAGRLLQGAGAAGAFPIVIPLVGDLYENEDEASKNLGVVETYNTFGKVLSPILGAALGAVLWFLPLAVIPGLCLISLILVLWLIHVPKRKNQPIMFREFVGNVKQVLAEKGRWLYAIFAMGGICMFVIFGVLFYLSDILESRYNLHGVWKGFVLAIPLISLCLCSYVGGKIIGKHKKRMKWIGFSGLAILTISFAILGFLQNIYAVIGLFTLGGGGIGLALPCLDALITKGIEKEERGTITSLYSSMRFVGVSLGPPVVSLLLGRSGHGLLFGVMAAVGGIAALLMLFAVRPKQDEPTDDKSTDPMNVDKGLTDVSREKPLSPKLRRKAPVK